From Sphingopyxis sp. USTB-05, the proteins below share one genomic window:
- a CDS encoding SDR family oxidoreductase → MADHRIKGKTVLIAGGGKNLGGLIARDLADQGAKAIAIHYNSPASAAETEATLAAIRAAGAEAVAFQADLTSAGAMEKLFADTIAAIGRPDIAINTVGKVLKKPFTEISEAEYDEMTAVNSKTAFFFLKEAGKHVNDNGKVCTLATSLLGAYTPFYAAYAGTKAPVEHFTRAASKEFGARGISVTAIGPGPMDTPFFYPAEGEDAQAYHKSAAALSGFSKTGLTDIEDIVPWIRLLVSDGWWMTGQTILVNGGYTTK, encoded by the coding sequence ATGGCCGATCACCGCATCAAGGGTAAGACCGTCCTCATCGCCGGCGGCGGCAAGAATTTGGGCGGACTGATCGCGCGCGACCTTGCAGACCAGGGCGCAAAGGCGATCGCGATCCACTACAACAGTCCAGCATCGGCCGCCGAAACCGAAGCGACGCTGGCCGCGATCCGCGCGGCAGGTGCCGAGGCCGTCGCCTTTCAGGCCGACCTCACTTCGGCGGGCGCGATGGAAAAGCTGTTCGCCGACACGATCGCCGCGATCGGCCGCCCCGACATCGCGATCAACACCGTCGGCAAGGTGCTGAAAAAGCCCTTCACCGAAATCAGCGAAGCCGAATATGACGAGATGACCGCGGTCAATTCGAAGACCGCCTTCTTCTTCCTGAAAGAGGCGGGGAAACATGTGAACGACAATGGCAAGGTGTGCACGCTCGCTACCTCCTTGCTCGGCGCCTACACGCCTTTCTATGCCGCCTATGCAGGCACCAAGGCACCGGTCGAGCATTTCACCCGCGCCGCGTCGAAGGAGTTCGGGGCCCGGGGTATTTCAGTCACCGCGATTGGCCCCGGCCCCATGGATACTCCCTTTTTCTACCCTGCAGAGGGCGAGGATGCGCAGGCCTATCACAAGTCGGCCGCCGCGCTTTCGGGCTTCTCGAAGACCGGGCTCACCGACATCGAGGATATCGTGCCGTGGATCCGCCTGCTGGTGTCCGACGGCTGGTGGATGACCGGCCAGACGATCCTCGTCAACGGCGGCTACACGACCAAGTGA
- a CDS encoding TonB-dependent receptor, with product MTNARYLLASASIGALLFAASAAHAQAPAPAPADAAESEIVVTGIRGSIREAIDAKRDLAVIADVVTAEDVGKFPDKNVAEALQRVPGIVVNREFGEGERVSLRGTAPNLTKTLLNGHSVATADWFILDQVASTRSFNYLTLPAEIIGRLEVYKSPQADVEEGGVGGTINVITRNPLDLDPLTLSASAQAAYSDLSGKVDPQVSGLISWKNADETFGVLVGAIYQKRRTRRDGLEIFGYRSFPVGGGQSALVPTLIGSTMFEQDRERYGANVGIQFRPSDELEINITGLYSRFNADNFNQNYIAWGEQALAGGGTISNAVVRDGVAVSGNIASATGGTTGFGVVYDAIDRQAVAKTVSADFDLTYRPTDSLSVHFKAGWTKANGDTSNENFIEFAGPGAFSYDLTSGRPEVSFSNPNPLNPLGIRPDFARIQSVTNDDEEKYFYLDVEKQVEWGPLTALKFGVKYTDHDRVAERFATNGGVFTPGLRCNGAPCTSADFATGSGMPGDFLDNIAAPGTLTDYWRVDPAKLRAIYGASTSPSNDRFLVPGNTYSINEKAWGGYGLAKFGGEGWRGNVGVRVITTDQTSEGYIIGGANPQFTNPFGGFTPSTAKRSYTDILPSANLSVDLSPQVVLRFAAGKTVTRPDFVDITPGVDLNGTLLTGRGGDPNLDPYRANQYDLSIEWYPDRETIVALAAFYKDIQSYIVNTTSTEILPGVFVPGSQPAGCVAAGGGNPNLFNCPYQINRRSNGDGGRNQGFEFQVSRPIWGGFGAVVNYTYSDAKANNGDPIPGNSKHSLNLTGYYENDLISARLSYNYRSKFFIDIDRAAPLNQAALSSLDASVSVNITDNIALTADAINLTNEKIEQYSGTRDRPRAIYDNGRQFYVGARLKF from the coding sequence ATGACCAATGCAAGATATCTGCTCGCTTCGGCCAGCATTGGTGCATTGCTTTTTGCCGCCAGCGCAGCCCACGCCCAGGCGCCCGCCCCGGCCCCCGCCGATGCGGCGGAAAGCGAAATCGTCGTCACCGGCATCCGCGGCTCGATCCGCGAAGCGATTGATGCAAAGCGCGACCTCGCGGTCATCGCCGACGTCGTGACCGCCGAGGATGTCGGCAAATTCCCCGACAAGAATGTCGCCGAAGCGCTCCAGCGCGTTCCCGGCATCGTCGTCAACCGCGAGTTCGGCGAAGGCGAGCGCGTCTCGCTGCGCGGCACCGCGCCGAACCTCACCAAGACTCTCCTCAACGGCCACAGCGTCGCGACCGCCGACTGGTTTATCCTCGATCAGGTCGCCTCGACGCGCAGCTTCAACTATCTGACCCTGCCCGCCGAGATCATCGGCCGTCTCGAAGTGTACAAGAGCCCGCAGGCCGATGTCGAAGAAGGCGGCGTCGGCGGCACGATCAACGTCATCACGCGCAACCCGCTCGACCTCGACCCGCTCACCCTCTCGGCCTCGGCGCAGGCCGCCTATTCGGACCTGTCGGGCAAGGTCGACCCGCAGGTCTCCGGCCTCATCAGTTGGAAGAATGCGGATGAGACCTTCGGCGTCCTCGTCGGCGCCATCTATCAGAAGCGCCGCACGCGCCGCGACGGGCTCGAAATCTTCGGCTACCGTTCCTTCCCCGTCGGCGGCGGACAGAGCGCGCTCGTCCCGACGCTGATCGGTTCGACGATGTTCGAACAGGATCGCGAACGCTATGGCGCCAATGTCGGGATCCAGTTCCGTCCGTCGGACGAGCTCGAGATCAACATCACCGGCCTTTATTCGCGCTTCAACGCCGACAACTTCAACCAGAATTATATCGCATGGGGCGAGCAGGCGCTCGCCGGCGGCGGCACCATCAGCAATGCCGTGGTCCGCGACGGCGTCGCGGTCTCGGGCAATATCGCGTCGGCCACAGGCGGCACGACGGGCTTCGGTGTCGTCTATGACGCGATCGACCGCCAAGCGGTCGCCAAGACCGTCTCGGCCGACTTCGATTTGACCTACCGCCCGACCGACAGTCTGTCGGTGCATTTCAAGGCCGGTTGGACCAAGGCGAACGGCGACACGAGCAACGAGAATTTCATCGAATTCGCCGGCCCCGGCGCGTTCAGCTATGACCTCACCAGCGGCCGCCCCGAAGTCAGCTTCTCGAACCCCAACCCCCTCAACCCGCTCGGCATCCGCCCCGACTTTGCGCGTATCCAGTCGGTCACCAACGACGATGAGGAGAAATATTTCTACCTCGACGTCGAAAAACAGGTCGAATGGGGTCCGCTCACCGCGCTCAAATTCGGGGTCAAATATACCGACCACGACCGCGTCGCCGAACGTTTCGCCACCAACGGCGGCGTCTTCACCCCCGGCCTGCGCTGCAATGGCGCCCCATGCACCTCGGCCGACTTCGCGACCGGCAGCGGCATGCCCGGCGACTTCCTCGACAATATCGCAGCGCCCGGCACGCTGACCGACTATTGGCGCGTCGATCCGGCGAAGCTGCGGGCCATCTATGGCGCATCGACGTCACCCTCAAACGACCGCTTCCTCGTCCCCGGCAACACCTATTCGATCAACGAAAAGGCCTGGGGCGGCTACGGTCTCGCCAAATTCGGCGGCGAAGGCTGGCGCGGCAATGTCGGCGTGCGCGTGATCACGACCGACCAGACGTCCGAAGGCTATATCATCGGCGGCGCGAACCCCCAGTTCACCAACCCGTTCGGCGGCTTCACCCCGTCGACCGCGAAGCGATCGTACACCGACATATTGCCGAGCGCGAACCTCTCGGTCGATCTCTCGCCGCAGGTCGTGCTGCGCTTCGCCGCGGGCAAGACGGTTACGCGTCCCGACTTCGTCGACATCACCCCCGGCGTCGACCTCAACGGCACGTTGCTGACGGGCCGCGGCGGCGATCCGAACCTCGATCCGTATCGCGCCAACCAATATGACCTGTCGATCGAATGGTATCCCGACCGCGAGACGATCGTCGCGCTCGCCGCCTTCTACAAGGATATCCAGTCGTACATCGTCAACACGACCTCGACCGAAATCCTGCCGGGCGTGTTCGTGCCGGGGTCGCAGCCCGCGGGCTGCGTCGCGGCGGGTGGCGGCAATCCCAACCTGTTCAACTGCCCCTATCAGATCAACCGTCGCAGCAACGGCGACGGCGGACGCAACCAGGGCTTTGAATTCCAGGTGTCGCGTCCGATCTGGGGCGGCTTTGGCGCGGTGGTGAACTACACCTACTCCGACGCCAAGGCGAATAATGGCGACCCGATCCCGGGCAATTCGAAGCACTCGCTCAACCTGACGGGCTATTATGAGAATGACCTGATCAGCGCGCGGCTCTCGTACAACTACCGGTCGAAATTCTTCATCGATATCGACCGCGCGGCGCCGCTCAATCAGGCCGCACTGTCGTCGCTCGACGCGTCGGTCAGCGTGAACATCACCGACAATATCGCGCTCACCGCCGACGCGATCAACCTGACCAACGAGAAGATCGAGCAATATTCGGGCACCCGCGACCGCCCGCGCGCGATCTATGACAATGGTCGTCAATTCTATGTCGGCGCGCGCCTGAAGTTCTGA
- a CDS encoding AMP-binding protein: MVRDPKLTASAIVARNSLSFIENLFALNEARQPLVIVSDEAFARTLTGMDIDRCIIPDAETGWFTERHPLIRDDRPAQVTYTSGTEGKPKGIVLTYSNLADAADRIIDQMDLTPEVREYVGVPATYSFGMGRIRAISAVGGHAYLPPRGFDPLELSRMLQSGEVNSLSAVPTLLRIILNAPDVIGDAGKKLRWMEIGSQFMSGAEKRAVRDLFPNARIVQHYGLTEASRSSFLRISEVPDEYLESVGKAVGATEVGITTAGRIRIRGPHVARWRFDADELADLVGRDGWLETSDLGHIKDGYLYYDGRADDLINTGGVKINPDLLELRIAERLGLGGKVVVAKVPDALRGEGVLVAAESMDLAADRLHSVAAKALKEMGVNAGDALHVRVMPALPRTATGKPLRRSLTEEFVQANEAAAADPDVDHAAAPIPDNVQAFFRQFFPGRNVGPEDSFETMGGDSLSYIHFSLRFEERFGPLPSGWEALTVAQLEQCRTPVRANSWRRLESATLTRAFFMICIVALHLDTFVYSKNWGAAYFLFMLCGYSVMRFQWPEISRTGNVSTIFGTIVRVAIPTFMVVVAMQLWARTFEPKPPLLISNWFDPEQYHVAYYYFAEIYMQLLLIVAALLAIPKVRELFRSHPMGSSTALMIIAIIISWQVERVWDTNYLYHRTPIWYLWTVGAGMLIASVRDLRDRVFAMVVVTAAVVEHHGLTSASAYITGGVALLLFVPEISVPAWVKTIVAEIAASSMFMYLSHYQVKSLVIRLFHGPMPWFSLFAAIGFGIVFARIYNWADQGVRTFARAHWKRDRLPPSGPDRLLVH; encoded by the coding sequence ATGGTGAGAGATCCGAAGTTAACGGCCTCCGCGATAGTTGCGCGAAACTCGCTGTCATTCATCGAGAATCTGTTTGCGCTAAATGAGGCTCGACAGCCGCTGGTCATTGTGTCCGACGAGGCCTTCGCGCGGACCCTGACCGGGATGGACATCGACCGGTGCATCATTCCCGATGCGGAAACTGGCTGGTTCACCGAGCGGCACCCCCTGATCCGCGACGATCGACCGGCGCAGGTCACCTATACCTCGGGGACGGAGGGCAAGCCCAAAGGCATCGTCCTGACCTATTCGAACTTGGCCGATGCGGCGGACCGGATCATTGATCAGATGGATCTGACGCCAGAGGTCCGCGAATATGTCGGTGTGCCGGCGACCTATAGTTTCGGCATGGGCCGGATTCGTGCGATCAGCGCGGTCGGCGGTCACGCCTATCTGCCGCCGCGCGGCTTCGATCCCCTCGAACTTTCTCGCATGCTCCAGTCGGGAGAGGTCAATTCGCTCTCTGCGGTGCCCACGCTTCTGCGAATTATACTGAATGCGCCGGATGTCATCGGCGATGCCGGCAAGAAGCTGCGCTGGATGGAAATCGGTTCGCAATTCATGTCGGGCGCAGAGAAACGTGCGGTTCGCGACCTTTTTCCCAATGCCCGGATCGTTCAGCACTACGGCTTGACGGAAGCATCCCGCAGTAGCTTCCTGCGTATCTCGGAGGTCCCCGACGAATATCTTGAATCCGTCGGGAAAGCGGTTGGCGCGACCGAGGTCGGGATAACCACGGCGGGCCGGATCCGGATTCGGGGGCCGCATGTCGCCCGCTGGCGCTTCGATGCGGATGAACTCGCGGACCTGGTCGGTCGCGATGGCTGGTTGGAAACCAGCGATCTGGGCCACATCAAGGACGGCTATCTCTATTATGACGGCCGGGCGGACGATCTGATCAACACCGGCGGCGTGAAGATCAACCCGGACCTGCTCGAATTGCGGATTGCCGAGCGCCTTGGCCTGGGCGGCAAGGTCGTCGTGGCGAAAGTACCCGACGCCCTTCGCGGAGAAGGGGTCCTGGTAGCGGCCGAGTCGATGGATCTCGCGGCCGACCGGCTTCATTCCGTTGCGGCCAAAGCCCTGAAAGAAATGGGAGTGAACGCTGGAGACGCCCTGCACGTCAGGGTGATGCCGGCGCTTCCACGGACGGCAACCGGCAAACCGTTGCGGCGCAGCCTTACCGAAGAATTTGTCCAGGCGAACGAGGCGGCCGCAGCCGATCCCGATGTCGATCACGCCGCCGCGCCTATACCCGACAATGTGCAGGCATTTTTTCGGCAGTTTTTCCCCGGCAGGAATGTCGGACCGGAAGACAGCTTTGAAACCATGGGTGGGGATTCGCTCAGCTATATCCACTTCTCGCTTCGATTTGAGGAACGTTTTGGTCCGCTACCCAGCGGATGGGAAGCGCTGACGGTCGCGCAGCTGGAACAGTGCAGGACCCCGGTTCGCGCGAATAGCTGGCGCCGGCTGGAATCCGCCACGTTGACGCGCGCATTCTTCATGATCTGTATCGTTGCGCTGCATCTGGATACCTTTGTCTACAGCAAGAACTGGGGCGCAGCATATTTCCTGTTCATGCTGTGCGGATATAGCGTCATGCGCTTCCAGTGGCCGGAAATCAGCCGTACCGGGAACGTCAGCACAATTTTCGGAACCATCGTGCGGGTCGCCATCCCGACATTCATGGTCGTCGTCGCCATGCAGCTTTGGGCCAGGACTTTCGAACCGAAGCCGCCGCTATTGATATCCAACTGGTTCGACCCCGAACAATATCACGTCGCATATTATTATTTCGCCGAAATCTACATGCAGTTGCTCCTGATCGTCGCAGCGCTGCTGGCGATTCCGAAGGTGCGGGAATTGTTCCGAAGTCATCCGATGGGTAGTTCCACGGCCCTCATGATCATTGCCATCATTATAAGCTGGCAGGTCGAGAGGGTCTGGGACACGAACTATCTCTACCACCGCACCCCGATCTGGTATCTATGGACGGTTGGCGCCGGCATGCTGATAGCCAGCGTGCGCGATCTGCGGGATCGTGTTTTTGCCATGGTGGTCGTGACCGCGGCTGTCGTCGAGCACCACGGCCTCACTTCGGCGAGCGCCTATATAACGGGCGGGGTAGCGCTATTGCTCTTTGTGCCCGAGATATCGGTTCCGGCCTGGGTAAAAACGATCGTTGCGGAGATCGCCGCTTCGTCGATGTTCATGTATCTCAGCCACTATCAGGTGAAGTCGCTGGTCATTCGGCTATTCCACGGGCCGATGCCATGGTTTTCCCTTTTTGCCGCGATCGGCTTCGGTATCGTCTTCGCTCGGATATATAATTGGGCCGATCAAGGGGTGCGCACATTTGCGAGAGCGCACTGGAAGCGTGACCGGCTCCCGCCGAGCGGTCCAGATAGATTGCTGGTGCACTGA
- the ligD gene encoding DNA ligase D: MAKRADPLAQYNAKRDFALTPEPAGKIEKGAGNRFIVQKHDATRLHYDFRLEVDGVLKSWAVTKGPSADPADKRLAVRTEDHPMSYADFEGVIPKGEYGGGSVMLWDRGTWKPVAGKSAKDLEKGHLHFTLDGTRMKGEWLLVRMQPRPGEKRENWLLRKVDDAFSGGTDDLVGRQLTSVLTGRTMAEIAGDEGGEQSLKGAKGAAFARKMQAAAAHNKKVAKPATKGKPPKFRPLQLATLVDAVPGGNGWFHEIKYDGYRAEIAAAGSDVRVYTRSGLDWTDKFAPLVRHIAALDLPPCLLDGEIVAYGKDGNPDFSSLQAVLKRGHGAQDEATALHFFAFDLLELDGKSLAKLGNLERKERLEALLRDAKAPIAVADHVIGAGETLYAAMCGAGQEGIISKRADAAYAGRRSKNWVKVKCTRRQEFIIVGWNPSSTKARPFASLLLAQREGDALVYKGNVGTGFDAETMADLAKSFARLERKTAPLDVDAAAARKVHWLKPDLVAEIAFAEFTASGSVRHASFLGLRHDKEAKDVTPETKQPAPAPESDVTISSRDRVIFPEAKATKGDLADYYAAIAPVMLPHTARRPISLVRCPQGRGKKCFFQKHDSGSFGGHVMHVPIREKDGGHEDYLYVEDADGLLACVQMGTIEFHGWGSHVDALEKPDRMVFDLDPDEGLDFAAVKKAALDIRRQLADIGLVSFAMLSGGKGVHVVVPLDPGHSWDAHKDFSKRFAEALSLAEPDRFIATMSKAKRKGKIFIDYLRNQRGSTAIMPYSVRAREGAPVAVPIGWDELVDIRKAGQWTIKDSEALLARAASAELKGWGFAGQSLPDF; this comes from the coding sequence ATGGCGAAGCGCGCCGATCCGCTCGCGCAATATAATGCCAAGCGCGACTTCGCGCTGACACCCGAGCCCGCGGGCAAGATCGAAAAGGGCGCGGGCAACCGCTTCATCGTCCAGAAGCATGACGCGACCCGCCTCCATTACGACTTCCGGCTCGAAGTCGATGGCGTGCTCAAAAGCTGGGCGGTGACCAAGGGCCCGAGCGCCGACCCCGCCGACAAGCGCCTCGCAGTGCGCACCGAGGATCATCCGATGTCCTACGCCGATTTCGAAGGCGTGATCCCCAAGGGCGAATATGGCGGCGGCAGCGTGATGCTGTGGGACCGTGGAACGTGGAAGCCCGTCGCGGGCAAGAGCGCGAAGGACCTCGAAAAGGGCCATCTCCACTTCACGCTCGACGGGACCCGGATGAAGGGCGAATGGCTGCTCGTCCGCATGCAGCCGCGACCGGGCGAGAAGCGCGAAAACTGGCTGCTGCGCAAGGTCGACGATGCGTTTTCCGGCGGCACCGACGACCTCGTCGGGCGGCAGCTCACAAGCGTCCTCACCGGCCGCACCATGGCCGAGATCGCGGGCGACGAGGGCGGCGAGCAGTCGCTGAAGGGCGCCAAAGGCGCGGCCTTCGCACGGAAGATGCAGGCGGCAGCCGCGCACAACAAAAAGGTCGCGAAACCGGCAACCAAGGGCAAGCCGCCCAAATTCCGTCCGCTCCAGCTCGCGACGCTCGTCGACGCCGTCCCCGGCGGCAACGGCTGGTTCCATGAGATCAAATATGACGGCTATCGCGCCGAAATCGCCGCAGCGGGATCGGACGTGCGCGTCTATACGCGCAGCGGCCTCGACTGGACCGACAAATTCGCGCCGCTCGTCCGCCATATCGCCGCGCTCGATCTGCCGCCGTGCCTGCTCGACGGCGAAATCGTGGCCTATGGCAAGGACGGCAACCCCGACTTCTCGTCGCTGCAAGCGGTCCTAAAACGCGGCCACGGCGCGCAGGACGAAGCGACCGCGCTCCACTTCTTCGCCTTCGACCTTCTCGAACTGGACGGCAAGTCGCTCGCCAAACTCGGCAACCTCGAACGCAAGGAACGCCTCGAAGCCCTGCTCCGCGATGCCAAGGCACCGATCGCCGTCGCCGATCATGTCATCGGGGCGGGTGAGACACTCTACGCCGCGATGTGCGGCGCCGGGCAAGAGGGCATAATCTCGAAACGCGCCGACGCCGCCTATGCCGGCCGCCGCAGCAAAAACTGGGTGAAGGTTAAATGCACCCGCCGACAGGAATTCATCATCGTCGGCTGGAATCCATCATCGACCAAGGCGCGCCCCTTCGCGTCGCTCCTCCTTGCCCAGCGCGAGGGAGACGCGCTTGTCTACAAGGGTAATGTCGGCACCGGCTTCGATGCCGAGACGATGGCCGATCTCGCGAAATCATTCGCCAGGCTGGAGCGCAAGACCGCTCCGCTCGACGTCGACGCTGCCGCCGCGCGCAAGGTTCATTGGCTCAAGCCCGATCTCGTCGCCGAAATCGCATTCGCCGAATTTACCGCGAGCGGATCGGTACGCCACGCAAGCTTCCTCGGCCTGCGCCACGACAAGGAGGCAAAAGACGTGACTCCCGAAACGAAGCAACCCGCCCCCGCGCCGGAAAGCGACGTGACGATCAGCAGCCGCGACCGCGTCATCTTCCCCGAGGCAAAGGCGACCAAGGGCGACCTTGCTGACTATTACGCCGCCATCGCGCCCGTCATGCTCCCGCACACCGCGCGCCGTCCGATCAGCCTCGTCCGCTGCCCGCAGGGGCGCGGCAAGAAATGCTTCTTCCAGAAACATGATTCGGGATCATTCGGCGGGCATGTGATGCATGTGCCGATCAGGGAGAAGGACGGCGGACACGAGGATTATCTTTACGTCGAGGACGCCGACGGCCTGCTCGCCTGCGTCCAGATGGGGACGATCGAATTTCACGGCTGGGGCAGCCATGTCGATGCGCTCGAAAAGCCGGACCGCATGGTATTCGACCTCGACCCCGACGAGGGGCTCGATTTCGCGGCCGTCAAAAAGGCCGCGCTCGACATCCGCCGCCAGCTTGCCGACATCGGGCTCGTCAGCTTCGCGATGCTTTCGGGCGGCAAGGGCGTGCACGTCGTCGTCCCCCTCGATCCGGGGCATAGCTGGGACGCGCACAAGGATTTCTCGAAACGCTTTGCCGAAGCGCTCAGCCTCGCCGAGCCCGACCGCTTCATCGCGACGATGAGCAAGGCAAAGCGCAAGGGCAAAATCTTCATCGACTATCTCCGCAACCAGCGCGGCAGCACGGCGATCATGCCCTATTCGGTGCGCGCGCGCGAAGGCGCGCCCGTCGCGGTGCCCATCGGCTGGGACGAACTCGTCGATATTCGAAAAGCCGGCCAGTGGACGATCAAGGATAGCGAGGCGTTGCTCGCACGCGCCGCCAGCGCGGAACTCAAGGGCTGGGGCTTTGCCGGCCAGTCGCTTCCCGACTTTTGA
- a CDS encoding low temperature requirement protein A: MTAKRHGASSARPMLRDRDGHHARVTFEELFFDLVYVFAVTQLSHTLLHHLSLVGALETLILWFAVWLGWQYTCWVTNWFDPEHPRLRSFLFVLMLLALVMSAAIPDAFGDKALVFACCYVAIQLGRTLFVIFALDRSTALAANYRRMAAWFAMSGCFWIAGALAGHEARLFLWAIAVFLEYVAPMTGFAFPGLGRSRTSDWTIEGGHLAERCQLFVIVALGETLLATGATLARGESWSGPLLSALGATFLGTLALWWLYFGTSSKDATTKITTSDDPGRIGAWFNYVHAILVAGIIVCAVGNDLAMEHPGGHASLPQVLVIAAGPILYLAGSAIYRRVVYGRIPASHLAGIVAALALAPIGLNADLLTMGWLTTLLLAAVAIWESRTRRAAPAIEGR; encoded by the coding sequence ATGACGGCGAAGCGCCACGGCGCCTCCTCTGCCCGCCCGATGCTGCGCGACCGCGACGGTCATCACGCGCGCGTGACCTTCGAAGAATTATTCTTCGATCTCGTCTATGTCTTCGCGGTCACCCAGCTCAGCCACACGCTCCTCCACCACCTCAGCCTCGTCGGCGCGCTCGAAACGCTGATCCTCTGGTTCGCGGTGTGGCTCGGCTGGCAATATACCTGCTGGGTCACCAACTGGTTCGACCCCGAACATCCCCGGCTGCGTAGCTTTCTGTTCGTCCTGATGCTGCTCGCGCTGGTGATGTCCGCCGCAATTCCCGACGCGTTCGGCGACAAGGCGCTGGTCTTTGCCTGCTGTTATGTCGCGATCCAGCTCGGCCGCACGCTCTTCGTGATCTTCGCGCTCGACCGCTCGACCGCGCTTGCCGCGAATTACCGGCGCATGGCCGCGTGGTTCGCCATGTCGGGCTGCTTCTGGATCGCCGGAGCGCTCGCAGGACATGAGGCACGGCTGTTCCTGTGGGCCATCGCGGTCTTCCTCGAATATGTCGCGCCGATGACCGGCTTCGCCTTTCCCGGGCTCGGCCGATCGCGCACGAGCGACTGGACGATCGAAGGCGGCCATTTGGCCGAGCGCTGTCAGTTGTTCGTCATCGTCGCGCTCGGCGAAACCTTGCTCGCGACCGGCGCGACGCTCGCGCGCGGCGAAAGCTGGAGCGGTCCGCTCCTCTCGGCGCTCGGGGCGACCTTCCTCGGCACGCTCGCGCTCTGGTGGCTCTATTTCGGCACCTCGAGCAAGGACGCGACGACAAAGATCACCACGTCCGACGACCCCGGCCGCATCGGCGCCTGGTTCAACTATGTCCACGCGATCCTCGTCGCGGGCATCATCGTCTGCGCGGTCGGCAACGATCTTGCGATGGAGCATCCGGGCGGCCACGCCAGCCTGCCGCAGGTACTGGTGATCGCCGCCGGGCCGATCCTCTATTTGGCCGGCAGCGCGATCTATCGCCGCGTCGTTTATGGCCGCATCCCGGCGTCGCACCTCGCGGGGATCGTCGCGGCGCTCGCCCTCGCTCCCATCGGGCTGAACGCCGACCTGCTCACCATGGGGTGGCTCACGACATTGCTTCTCGCCGCCGTCGCGATCTGGGAAAGCCGGACGCGGCGCGCGGCCCCGGCGATCGAGGGGCGCTAA
- a CDS encoding rRNA large subunit pseudouridine synthase E → MGRLILFNKPYGVLSQFTDHGTPEARATLSDYIDVPGAYPAGRLDRDSEGLLILTDDGALQARISSPKHKMPKTYLVQVEGEPDAAALEALSRGVTLNDGPTRPATVRRIDPPTLWDRDPPVRYRKSVPDCWIELTITEGRNRQVRRMTAAVGFPTLRLVRWRIGEWEIGDLAVGAWRAIG, encoded by the coding sequence TTGGGACGGCTGATCCTGTTCAACAAACCATATGGCGTCCTGTCGCAATTCACCGATCACGGCACGCCCGAGGCGCGCGCGACGCTGTCCGACTATATCGATGTCCCCGGCGCCTATCCGGCCGGGCGGCTCGACCGGGATAGCGAAGGCCTGCTGATCCTGACCGACGACGGAGCGTTGCAGGCGCGCATTTCATCGCCGAAGCACAAGATGCCGAAGACCTATTTGGTGCAGGTCGAGGGCGAACCCGATGCCGCCGCGCTAGAGGCGCTCAGCCGCGGCGTCACACTCAACGACGGCCCGACGCGCCCCGCGACCGTCCGCCGCATCGATCCGCCGACATTGTGGGATCGCGACCCGCCGGTGCGATACCGCAAGAGCGTGCCCGATTGCTGGATCGAACTGACGATTACCGAAGGTCGCAACCGCCAGGTCCGCCGCATGACTGCCGCAGTCGGTTTCCCCACGTTGCGGCTGGTCCGCTGGCGTATCGGGGAGTGGGAGATTGGGGATCTGGCGGTAGGGGCTTGGCGCGCGATTGGGTGA
- a CDS encoding helix-turn-helix domain-containing protein, whose product MTEAATVWDGIRPRSERDVVARHQAQIGQLGVLAATENLEAPTDWAFEEDHHVIVVHLGGRLDRMECEFAVGPSGPVLPSRGDVWMIPAACRYAALAQGERAEFVELSVPTALLADAPLVARVRHRDPFLFDAAARLFELVREADDDLARMASHEVGDALERHLFHRYGHRDPRPMRRALSASDRNRLVDAIRGQLDAEHSLAAFAALVGMDERGFTGAFRDAFGVSPWQYVMRARLDEAARLLWYGAEPVTEVALATGFASPSHFATAFARRFGVPPSRYRAAAR is encoded by the coding sequence TTGACCGAAGCCGCAACCGTCTGGGATGGTATCAGGCCGCGATCGGAGCGCGACGTCGTCGCGCGGCATCAGGCGCAGATCGGCCAGCTTGGCGTGCTCGCCGCCACCGAAAATCTCGAAGCGCCGACCGATTGGGCGTTCGAGGAAGATCATCATGTCATCGTCGTCCATCTTGGCGGCCGGCTCGACCGGATGGAGTGCGAGTTCGCTGTGGGGCCGTCGGGGCCGGTGCTGCCGTCGCGCGGCGATGTGTGGATGATCCCTGCGGCGTGTCGCTATGCCGCGCTGGCACAGGGGGAGCGGGCGGAGTTTGTCGAGCTGAGCGTGCCGACGGCGCTGCTGGCCGACGCGCCGCTCGTGGCGCGGGTACGGCATCGCGATCCGTTTCTCTTCGACGCGGCGGCGCGATTGTTCGAGCTGGTACGCGAAGCGGATGATGATCTGGCGCGGATGGCGTCGCACGAGGTCGGTGATGCGCTCGAACGGCATTTGTTTCATCGCTATGGGCATCGCGATCCGCGGCCCATGCGGCGGGCGTTGTCGGCATCGGATCGCAACCGGCTGGTCGATGCGATCCGCGGGCAGCTCGATGCGGAGCATAGCCTTGCTGCGTTCGCGGCGCTGGTCGGAATGGATGAGCGGGGCTTCACCGGTGCCTTTCGCGACGCGTTCGGTGTGTCGCCCTGGCAATATGTAATGCGCGCGCGGCTCGACGAGGCGGCGCGGTTGCTATGGTATGGCGCGGAGCCGGTGACCGAGGTGGCGCTGGCGACGGGCTTTGCCTCGCCGAGCCATTTCGCGACCGCCTTTGCGCGGCGCTTCGGGGTGCCGCCGTCGCGCTATCGTGCCGCAGCACGATAG